One genomic window of Magnolia sinica isolate HGM2019 chromosome 3, MsV1, whole genome shotgun sequence includes the following:
- the LOC131239742 gene encoding laccase-22-like isoform X1, which yields MEKWVRALVTVVCILLPALVECRTRHYKFNVVMKNTTRLCQTKPIVTVNGQFPGPTLHAREGDNVLVKVVNHVKYNVTIHWHGIRQLRTGWADGPAYITQCPIQPGQQYVYNFTIKRQRGTLLWHAHILWLRATVHGAIVILPKLRVPYPFPKPNKEAVVILGEWWKSDVEAVINAALKSGQAPNVSDAHTINGHPGPLSNCSSQGGFTLQVKKGNTYMLRLINAALNEELFFKVAGHPLTVVEVDATYTKPFKTNVVLLTPGQTTNVILTTNHTSGRYLMAASPFMDSPIAVDNATATAILHYSGTLTSSTIKLTAPPPQNATPVAANFNTALRSLNSKAFPAKVPQTVDHSLLFTVGLGINPCSTCSNGSRVVADINNVTFVMPTTALLQAHYFNVSGVFTEDFPGNPPIKFNYTGSLPTNMQTMNGTRLYKLAYNSKVQVVFQDTGFIAPENHPIHLHGFNFFAVGRGLGNFNPKTDPANFNLVDPVERNTIGVPSGGWTAIRFRADNPGKPTIYKNPPPLRFLVAFSICTNQSKLITLHKQQSCIQKLGHEFI from the exons atggagaaatGGGTCCGAGCTCTGGTGACAGTGGTTTGCATTCTTCTTCCAGCCCTTGTGGAATGTAGGACCCGACACTATAAATTCAAT GTGGTCATGAAGAACACCACTCGTCTATGCCAGACCAAGCCCATCGTGACCGTCAATGGGCAATTCCCTGGGCCCACTCTCCATGCAAGGGAGGGTGATAATGTACTTGTCAAGGTTGTCAATCACGTTAAGTACAACGTTACCATTCACTG GCATGGAATCCGACAGCTCCGGACGGGTTGGGCAGATGGGCCAGCATACATTACACAGTGTCCAATCCAGCCCGGACAACAATACGTCTACAATTTCACCATAAAGCGCCAAAGGGGCACACTTTTGTGGCACGCCCACATCCTATGGCTAAGGGCAACCGTGCACGGCGCCATTGTCATTCTACCCAAGTTAAGAGTTCCTTACCCATTCCCAAAGCCCAACAAGGAAGCGGTCGTGATACTCG GTGAATGGTGGAAGTCCGATGTCGAAGCTGTAATCAACGCGGCCTTAAAGTCTGGTCAGGCGCCGAATGTATCAGACGCCCATACGATCAATGGCCATCCAGGGCCACTCTCAAATTGTTCTTCACAAG GGGGTTTTACCTTACAAGTAAAGAAGGGCAATACGTACATGCTCCGCCTCATCAACGCTGCACTCAATGAAGAGCTCTTCTTCAAGGTGGCGGGTCATCCACTGACAGTCGTCGAGGTCGACGCCACCTACACAAAGCCCTTCAAGACCAACGTCGTCCTCCTCACCCCAGGCCAAACAACAAATGTCATCCTAACCACCAATCACACCTCCGGTCGCTACCTAATGGCAGCCTCTCCTTTCATGGACTCACCCATCGCTGTTGATAATGCGACTGCCACTGCCATCTTACACTACTCAGGCACCCTCACTTCCTCAACCATCAAACTCACTGCCCCACCTCCGCAAAATGCCACTCCGGTCGCAGCCAATTTCAATACTGCTCTGCGTAGCTTGAATTCAAAGGCATTCCCTGCCAAGGTCCCACAAACCGTAGATCACTCTCTTCTTTTCACAGTTGGCCTTGGAATCAATCCATGTTCCACTTGCTCCAATGGGAGTCGTGTGGTCGCCGACATCAACAATGTGACCTTTGTTATGCCCACCACCGCCCTCCTCCAAGCACATTATTTCAATGTAAGCGGCGTGTTCACCGAAGATTTCCCCGGCAATCCTCCTATCAAGTTCAATTACACTGGTTCCCTACCGACCAACATGCAGACCATGAACGGGACTCGGCTTTATAAGCTTGCTTACAATTCTAAAGTGCAAGTCGTCTTCCAGGACACCGGTTTCATAGCCCCGGagaaccatcccatccatctgcATGGGTTCAATTTCTTTGCTGTTGGAAGAGGATTGGGGAATTTCAATCCAAAGACTGACCCTGCCAATTTCAATCTTGTTGACCCAGTTGAGAGGAACACGATCGGCGTCCCATCGGGTGGATGGACAGCCATCAGATTCAGAGCTGATAACCCAGGTAAACCTACTATTTATAAAAATCCACCCCCTTTAAGATTTTTGGTGGCTTTTTCCATCTGCACAAATCAATCCAAGCTAATCACCCTTCACAAACAACAAAGTTGTATACAAAAACTTGGCCATGAGtttatatag
- the LOC131239742 gene encoding laccase-4-like isoform X2 — protein MEKWVRALVTVVCILLPALVECRTRHYKFNVVMKNTTRLCQTKPIVTVNGQFPGPTLHAREGDNVLVKVVNHVKYNVTIHWHGIRQLRTGWADGPAYITQCPIQPGQQYVYNFTIKRQRGTLLWHAHILWLRATVHGAIVILPKLRVPYPFPKPNKEAVVILGEWWKSDVEAVINAALKSGQAPNVSDAHTINGHPGPLSNCSSQGGFTLQVKKGNTYMLRLINAALNEELFFKVAGHPLTVVEVDATYTKPFKTNVVLLTPGQTTNVILTTNHTSGRYLMAASPFMDSPIAVDNATATAILHYSGTLTSSTIKLTAPPPQNATPVAANFNTALRSLNSKAFPAKVPQTVDHSLLFTVGLGINPCSTCSNGSRVVADINNVTFVMPTTALLQAHYFNVSGVFTEDFPGNPPIKFNYTGSLPTNMQTMNGTRLYKLAYNSKVQVVFQDTGFIAPENHPIHLHGFNFFAVGRGLGNFNPKTDPANFNLVDPVERNTIGVPSGGWTAIRFRADNPGVWFLHCHLEIHTTWGLKMAFVVHNGKGPNQSLLPPPNDLPSC, from the exons atggagaaatGGGTCCGAGCTCTGGTGACAGTGGTTTGCATTCTTCTTCCAGCCCTTGTGGAATGTAGGACCCGACACTATAAATTCAAT GTGGTCATGAAGAACACCACTCGTCTATGCCAGACCAAGCCCATCGTGACCGTCAATGGGCAATTCCCTGGGCCCACTCTCCATGCAAGGGAGGGTGATAATGTACTTGTCAAGGTTGTCAATCACGTTAAGTACAACGTTACCATTCACTG GCATGGAATCCGACAGCTCCGGACGGGTTGGGCAGATGGGCCAGCATACATTACACAGTGTCCAATCCAGCCCGGACAACAATACGTCTACAATTTCACCATAAAGCGCCAAAGGGGCACACTTTTGTGGCACGCCCACATCCTATGGCTAAGGGCAACCGTGCACGGCGCCATTGTCATTCTACCCAAGTTAAGAGTTCCTTACCCATTCCCAAAGCCCAACAAGGAAGCGGTCGTGATACTCG GTGAATGGTGGAAGTCCGATGTCGAAGCTGTAATCAACGCGGCCTTAAAGTCTGGTCAGGCGCCGAATGTATCAGACGCCCATACGATCAATGGCCATCCAGGGCCACTCTCAAATTGTTCTTCACAAG GGGGTTTTACCTTACAAGTAAAGAAGGGCAATACGTACATGCTCCGCCTCATCAACGCTGCACTCAATGAAGAGCTCTTCTTCAAGGTGGCGGGTCATCCACTGACAGTCGTCGAGGTCGACGCCACCTACACAAAGCCCTTCAAGACCAACGTCGTCCTCCTCACCCCAGGCCAAACAACAAATGTCATCCTAACCACCAATCACACCTCCGGTCGCTACCTAATGGCAGCCTCTCCTTTCATGGACTCACCCATCGCTGTTGATAATGCGACTGCCACTGCCATCTTACACTACTCAGGCACCCTCACTTCCTCAACCATCAAACTCACTGCCCCACCTCCGCAAAATGCCACTCCGGTCGCAGCCAATTTCAATACTGCTCTGCGTAGCTTGAATTCAAAGGCATTCCCTGCCAAGGTCCCACAAACCGTAGATCACTCTCTTCTTTTCACAGTTGGCCTTGGAATCAATCCATGTTCCACTTGCTCCAATGGGAGTCGTGTGGTCGCCGACATCAACAATGTGACCTTTGTTATGCCCACCACCGCCCTCCTCCAAGCACATTATTTCAATGTAAGCGGCGTGTTCACCGAAGATTTCCCCGGCAATCCTCCTATCAAGTTCAATTACACTGGTTCCCTACCGACCAACATGCAGACCATGAACGGGACTCGGCTTTATAAGCTTGCTTACAATTCTAAAGTGCAAGTCGTCTTCCAGGACACCGGTTTCATAGCCCCGGagaaccatcccatccatctgcATGGGTTCAATTTCTTTGCTGTTGGAAGAGGATTGGGGAATTTCAATCCAAAGACTGACCCTGCCAATTTCAATCTTGTTGACCCAGTTGAGAGGAACACGATCGGCGTCCCATCGGGTGGATGGACAGCCATCAGATTCAGAGCTGATAACCCAG GTGTTTGGTTCTTGCATTGTCATTTGGAAATACACACCACATGGGGACTCAAGATGGCATTTGTGGTGCACAATGGTAAGGGTCCCAACCAATCGCTTTTACCGCCTCCGAATGACCTTCCGTCTTGTTAG